TCCGTTTGCGCGTTGGCGATGATGTCGACGGTCGACGACGTCGTCGGCAGCCACCGCAACGACGCGCGCACGGCGCCGGTGTTCTTACCGTTCAGCGTGCCGCCCGCGGCGTTTGTGATGAAGCCGTCGCGCTTGTTGTAGATCGCGGCCACGCGTCCGAACAGCTTCCCGTCTACCAGCGGCGCGTTCACCATACCGTTCGCGTACAGCTCGTTGAACGTGCCGCCGCCGATCGCCACCGACGATTCGCGCTTGTTCACGGCCTTGTTCTGAATGACGTGCACGGCCCCGATCTGGGCACCGCGTCCGAACAGCGTGCCCTGAGGGCCCTTCAGGACTTCCACGCGTTCGAGGTCGAACAGCTCCACCACGGAGCCACGCGACTTGGATATCGACACGCCGTCCTGGAACACCGACACGCGAGGCTCGACGTAGCTGGTGCCGTCGTCGGAGGTGATGCCGCGAATCACGAAGCCCGGGTTGTTCGGGCTTTGCAATTGCACGTTGAGGCCCGGCACATATGCCGAGAGGGCGTCGAACTGCTGGATGCTCTGCTTAGTCAGGAAGTCCGCCGTGAGCGCCGTGACGGCGACCGGCACGTCCTGCGCCGACTCACTACGCTTTTGCGCGGTGATCGCGACCTGCTGCAGGGTGGTGGTCGAGCGCTTGAGCGCGAGGTTCCCGCGAATGGTCTGTCCGGCAACAACGCGCAGCTGCACGCTGTCCGGGAGCAGGCCGATCGCACGCGCGACGATCCAATAGGTGCCCACCGGCAGGTCGCTGATCTGGTACCGTCCCGCGACATCTGTGGTCGCACGGGCGTCTCGGCCGCTCACCGAGATCGTCGCCCGTTCCACAGGAAGATTTCCCTCGGCCGTCGAGACGGATCCGGCAACCGTTCCACCGGATTGCGCCGCGAGCGCAACGGGCGAGGCGATGAGGAGCGCGGCGAGTGAAAGGGGCCAGTTGGTGCGTGGCCATGACGACTTCATGATGATCATGTGTGACTCAAGGTGTTGAGGAGAGACGACACCGAGAGAACGCCAGCGCATGTCACGCTTTGGCGACGGACGCGGTCGTAGCGCGGTAACGCCTGCGTGACGATCGGGAGCGCGACGATCATGACGAAGGGGACCGCACCGGCAACTGCCAGAGCACGGAGACCACGGAATTCACCGAACCAACACAGATAGGCAACGAGCGCCTCATCGTGATCATCGCCGTAGGCTTATCCGTGCTGGTTCGGTGTGATCGGTGCCATCCGTGTTCTGGCTGTTGCTGTTGCTGTTGCTGTTGCCGTTGCCGTTGCTGATTTCGACGCCAATGCCGCCCGCATTCCCCGCCCTTGCGGATAGCGCGCCCCTCTCTGCCGGTGCTACAATCGAGAGTTCGCCGAACCTCCACCTCGTCCCGCGCCACATGTCCCAGCTCTGCCCACGTTCGCTGCCGCAATGGTTTGCCGCCGCGGCGGTCGCCCTGACCGGCGTCACGTCTGTGCTCCACGCCCAAGCACCTGACGCCCCGTTCCTGCGCGTGCGCGTGGACGAAGCGCGCAATCGCGCCCTGCTCGATATCCCCGCCGGACAGATGGGCAAGGATTTCCTGCATCAAGTCACCCTCACGACCGGACTCGGACAGAGCAACGGCCCCGGTCTCGACCGTGCCCAGATGGGGCAGAGCGTGGTGGTGCGCCTCGAGCGACGCGGCAATCGCGTGCTGATGGTGCGCGACAACTGGAGCGTGCGGGCCCCGAACGGTGACGCCGGCAACAAGCAGGCGGCGTCCGACGCCTTTCCGCGGTCGGTGGTGGCCTCGTTCACCGTCGACGGCGAAAAGGACGGCATGACGACCGTTGATGCGACGTCGCTCTTCCTGGCGGACGCGTACGGCGTGGCCGACGCGCTCCGCGGCGGTGCAGGGCCGGGCGGCGTCGGTGCCGGCGGCTCGGCCGGCGTCTATCGCGTGGATGCCACCCGCAGCTGGCTCGATACCGCGCGCACCAAGGCCTTTCCGAAGAATGCCGAAGTGCACGCCATCCTCACCTTCGTGAGCGACGCTCCCGGCGGACTCGCGCGCCGTGCCGCACCCGATCCGAAAGCCATGACCTTCGAGGAGCACCACTCACTGGTCGTGCTCCCCGATCCCACCAGCTACCGTCCGCGCAACTTCGATCCGCGCTTCGGCTACGGCGGGACGCAGTTCGCCGATCTCTCGCAGGGTTTCGACGGCACCTATCGCTCGGGCTTCATCAACCGCTGGCGTCTCGTGCCCAAGGATCCTGCGGCGTATCGTCGCGGCGAGCTCGTGGAGCCGGTCACGCCGGTCACGTACTACCTCGACCCCGGTGTGCCGCCGCAGTACCGCGAAGCGCTGCGGCAGGGAGGCAACTGGTGGGCCAAAGTGTTCGAAGCCGCCGGCTTCAAGAACGCCTTCCGCGTCCTCGATCTGCCGGCCGGCGCCGACCCGATGGACGCCCGATACAACATGCTGATGTGGGTGCACCGCTCCGGTCCCGGCCCGAGCGTGGGCCCGAGCTACAGCGATCCGCGAACCGGTGAGATCATCCGCGCCATCGTGCGCATGGACGCCTGGCGCTCGCTGGTCGACTACAACATCTGGGCCGGCACAGTGCCCGCCTCCGGTCCGCGCGGCCCGAATGTGGACGCCGAGACGTTCGCGATGTCGCGCCGCCGTCAGCACGCCGCCCACGAGATCGGCCACACGCTCGGCTTGTCGCACAACTACATCGCGCATTCGCAGGGCCGGACGTCGGTGATGGACTATCCGTATCCGCTGATCACGCTCGCCGCCGATGGCACGCCCGATCTGCGCGACGCGTACCGTAAAGGCCCCGGCGCCTGGGACACGCTCGCCATTAAGCTGGGTTACACCTGGTACGCCGACAGCGCGTCGGAAGCGAAGGGACTCGACGCGATCATGAAGGATGGTCTCGCGCGCAACGTGCGTTTCATCAACGACCAGTACGCCAACGCCAACGGATCGATTCCGGAAGTGACGCGCTGGGTGGAAGGCGCCACGATGTTCGACGCCGTCGAGCGCACGTCGAAGTTGCGTCGCGTGCTGATGGACAAGTTCGACGAGCGCGCGATCAAGCCGGGCGAGCCGATGGCGCTGCTCAACATGCGCTTCGCCCATGTGTATCTGCATCACCGTTACTCACTGGAAGGCCTCGCCAAGAACATCGGCGGTATGGACTTCACGTTCACGCTGCGCGGCGACGGACAGACGCCGACCACGATCGTGCCCGCAGCGACCCAGCGTCGCGCGCTCACGATGGCGCTCGACGCCATTCAGCCGAGTGAGCTTACGGTCCCCGAGCGCGTACAGAAGATGATCCCGCCCGCGCCGCCGGGTTTCAATGCCGACATGACGTGGATCGACAGCAACGGCGGCACCACGTTCGACGCCGTCACGCTGGCCGGTGGACTGGCAACGGAAGTGATCGGCTATCTGCTCGACCGCGAGCGCCTCGCGCGTGTCGTGCTGATCGCGGGACGTGACAACGCCGCGCTCTCGCTCGACGAAGTACTACGCGCCGTCGTGCAGCGCACGTGGGGCAGCACCGCCGCGACCGCGGCCGCCGAGAAGGCCGTGCAACGCGCCGCCCAGCGCGCCGCCGTCGACGCGATCCTTGACCTTGCCGGCGACAAGCGTGCCATGCCCGACGTGCGTGCCGCCGCGCTGATGCATCTCAAGGCGCTCGACACGCAGCTCGCCGGCATGACGTCGGCCGACGCCGCGGTGCAAGCCCACGTGGCCTCCGCGCGTCACGACATCGCGACGTTCATGGACGGCAACGACGACCCGAGCGCGCGACCGAGGTTCCCGGTGATTGTACTACCGTGGCCGTAATTCACGGACAAACCGCGCTAAGAATCGACCGCGCTAAGAGTGAACGGCGCTAAGAGTCAAGCACGCGAAGAGTAAGGGGCGTAAACGACGAACCGCGCCAACAGCCAAGAGCTCAAAGCTCAGCACTGTTGGCGCGGTTTGCCTTTCCCGCCCTTCATTCTTGGCGCCCCCTACCTTAGCGCCGTTCACGCTTAGCGCCGTTCACTTTTAGCGCCGTTGACTCTTCGCGCCGTTTGTTTTCACGGTGCTCTACGTCCATCCGACGCAACCCTTCTCGCCTTCGCCGTGACTCATGCGGTAACCCGCCTACCTTTGGAGCTAACTTCATGAAGATCCCGCTGTGCGTTGCGTTCGTGGCCCTGGCCCTCGCGAATAGTCCGGTGGCCGCGCAGTCCTCCCTCGTCGGCCACTGGGATATCGACTACGAGCGTGGACGTCGCATCGAGAACGACGTCGTCACCCCGGTCATGGGAAAAGCCACGCTCACCATCGCGCTGCAGGGCGACTCGCTCGTGGCCACGCTCCAGCCCACGCCGCGGCCGGACGGCACGCCCGTGCCTGCCGCCACGATGTCCGCGAAGCCGTCGGCCTCCGGCGTCGTGTTCGTGCAGAAGCAGATCGTGCAGCTCAACGTCGATGGCGAAGTGCGACCGCAGGAAGCCACCGTCACCTGGACGCTGCAGGCGACCGGCGATGTGCTGTCCGGCACACTACTCCGCGCGCTGCCGATGATGCCGGAAGCACCGAGCCCGACTGCGGTTACTGGCAAGAGGATGTAAAGGATGAACGGCGCTAAGAGTGAAAAGCGCTAAGAGTCAACGGCGCCAAGAATCAACGGCGCTAAGAGTGAACGGCGCCAACCACGCCGGCGCCGTTGGCTGTTTCGCCCCTTATTCTTAGCGCGGTTCATTCTTAGCGCCGTTCATTCCTAGCGCCGTTGATTCTTAGCGCCCCTCGCCGGTGACAACATGAGGTTCCCCCGCATCGGCGTCGCCGTCATTGTGGTCCGCGACGGACAGGTCTTGGTTGGCCGGCGGCTCGGCGGCACGCAGGGGCACAACACGTGGCAGTTCCCCGGCGGCCATCTCGAGTTCGGCGAATCCATCGCGGCCTGTGCCGTGCGCGAGGTCGCCGAAGAGACCGGACTCGATGTCACCGTGACCGGCGTCGGTCCGTTCACCAATGACTTCTTCGAGGCGGCGGGCAAGCACTACGTCACGCTTTTTGTGCTCGCGACGGCGCAGGTCGGTTCACCCCGCGTGCTGGAGCCGGAGAAATGCGCCGAATGGCGCTGGTGCTCGTGGGATGCCATTCCCGAGCCACGCTTTCTCTCCGTTCAGCATCTGCTTGAGCAGGGCTTTCGCCCGCCCGGCGTTGTGTAGGCCGCCGCTCTTTTCCTGCAGGACCTAATGCTTCCGTAGTGTTCTGTTGCTGCTCGTATAGTGCGTCGAAAATCTAGGGTACGACGACCGTCCGAACCGGCGCTTCGTGGCGAGCCAAGGCGTCGAGCACCGCGTTGATGTCGCGCGCCTGCAGCGGCACGGTGTTCGTGACCACGTCCGCGAGGTTGAGAATGCCCTTGTCGGCCATCTCGACCAGTTCGTACAGCTCGCTCAGGAGATGGTCGTTCGAACCAATCAGCTCCGCCTCGCGGCCGATCAGGTCGCGGTAGGTGTCCACCGAGAGATTGATGTCGGACAAGCCCACCACCACCGCGCGACCGAGCGGGGCGAGCGACTGAAGCGCCGTCCGCATCGTATCCGGCGCGCCGACCAGCTCCAGCGCCACGTCGACGCCGCGCCCGTTCGTCATCGCGCGCACCTGAGCGACCACCTCGTCGGGCGAGAGATTGGCGCCCCGGATGGTCCGCGCGCCGAAACGTTCGGCCAGCGCCAGCTTCAAGGGGTCGCGGTCTACCGCGATCACATCGGAGGCCCCGAGCGCCCGGGCGAGCTGCACCGCCGACATCCCCAACCCCCCGGCGCCGACCACCAGCACCGATTCGCCGACCTTGAGCCGACCTTTGCGGAGGGCGTGCAGTGAGGTGGCCGACGAGCACATCATGACCGCCCCCTGCTCGAAGGGCACGCGATGGGGCAGTGGTACGGCATTCCGGGCCGGGACCGCGATGTACTCGGCCCAGCCGCCGTCGGTGAAGTGCCCGAGCATCTTGACCGTGGCGCAGAACTGCTCGCGACCGGCGAGGCAATCGTCGCACTGCCCGCAGGTGACCAGATAGTGCAGGCAGACCGCGTCGCCGACGTTGTGATTGAGCACGTGCTGACCAACGGCGGCGATCTCGCCGGCCACCTCGTGACCGAGCGTGAGGGGCAGCGGTTCGACGCGCGAGCGCCCGGCTCGATAGTGCACGTCGGAGTGGCAGATGCCGGCGGCGCGAACGCGCACGAGCACGTCACCGGGACCGCAGTGCGGCATCGGGACTTCGGCGTCTTCGACGAGGTGGCCGGGAGCGGGGAGACGAACAGCACGCATAAACGGTCCTGAACGGAGTGACCGGGCGGCTATCTGATCGTTGCCCGCATGCCGCGCAGTGCGAATCCGCACTGCGCTTGCATTGACGTG
This region of Gemmatimonas groenlandica genomic DNA includes:
- a CDS encoding zinc-dependent metalloprotease; translation: MSQLCPRSLPQWFAAAAVALTGVTSVLHAQAPDAPFLRVRVDEARNRALLDIPAGQMGKDFLHQVTLTTGLGQSNGPGLDRAQMGQSVVVRLERRGNRVLMVRDNWSVRAPNGDAGNKQAASDAFPRSVVASFTVDGEKDGMTTVDATSLFLADAYGVADALRGGAGPGGVGAGGSAGVYRVDATRSWLDTARTKAFPKNAEVHAILTFVSDAPGGLARRAAPDPKAMTFEEHHSLVVLPDPTSYRPRNFDPRFGYGGTQFADLSQGFDGTYRSGFINRWRLVPKDPAAYRRGELVEPVTPVTYYLDPGVPPQYREALRQGGNWWAKVFEAAGFKNAFRVLDLPAGADPMDARYNMLMWVHRSGPGPSVGPSYSDPRTGEIIRAIVRMDAWRSLVDYNIWAGTVPASGPRGPNVDAETFAMSRRRQHAAHEIGHTLGLSHNYIAHSQGRTSVMDYPYPLITLAADGTPDLRDAYRKGPGAWDTLAIKLGYTWYADSASEAKGLDAIMKDGLARNVRFINDQYANANGSIPEVTRWVEGATMFDAVERTSKLRRVLMDKFDERAIKPGEPMALLNMRFAHVYLHHRYSLEGLAKNIGGMDFTFTLRGDGQTPTTIVPAATQRRALTMALDAIQPSELTVPERVQKMIPPAPPGFNADMTWIDSNGGTTFDAVTLAGGLATEVIGYLLDRERLARVVLIAGRDNAALSLDEVLRAVVQRTWGSTAATAAAEKAVQRAAQRAAVDAILDLAGDKRAMPDVRAAALMHLKALDTQLAGMTSADAAVQAHVASARHDIATFMDGNDDPSARPRFPVIVLPWP
- a CDS encoding nucleotide triphosphate diphosphatase NUDT15, which codes for MRFPRIGVAVIVVRDGQVLVGRRLGGTQGHNTWQFPGGHLEFGESIAACAVREVAEETGLDVTVTGVGPFTNDFFEAAGKHYVTLFVLATAQVGSPRVLEPEKCAEWRWCSWDAIPEPRFLSVQHLLEQGFRPPGVV
- a CDS encoding zinc-binding dehydrogenase, producing the protein MRAVRLPAPGHLVEDAEVPMPHCGPGDVLVRVRAAGICHSDVHYRAGRSRVEPLPLTLGHEVAGEIAAVGQHVLNHNVGDAVCLHYLVTCGQCDDCLAGREQFCATVKMLGHFTDGGWAEYIAVPARNAVPLPHRVPFEQGAVMMCSSATSLHALRKGRLKVGESVLVVGAGGLGMSAVQLARALGASDVIAVDRDPLKLALAERFGARTIRGANLSPDEVVAQVRAMTNGRGVDVALELVGAPDTMRTALQSLAPLGRAVVVGLSDINLSVDTYRDLIGREAELIGSNDHLLSELYELVEMADKGILNLADVVTNTVPLQARDINAVLDALARHEAPVRTVVVP